The genomic interval ACTCGCTTTCGGTCGACGTCGAACAGGCAGGGAACGACGTGACCGTATCGGTCACGAGCAACGAATCGGCGGTCGACGGTGCGAACGTCACCGTCGAAACCACCGACGAAAACGCCACGTACGCGGGCGTGGGCAACTACTCGACCGACGAGAACGGAACGGTCGGACTGGCCGCCCCCGAGGAGAACGCGACGGTCGAGGTCACCGCGACGTCCGAGAACCGGACCGCGTCGACGACCGAGACGCTGATCGCCGCCGACGAAGACGAGGAGGAAGCCGACTCCTTCGGCCAGCGAGTCTCGATGTTCGTCCAGGACATGCTGAACTCCGGTGACGACGACGGCCCCATCGGACAGGCCGTCTCGGAGTTCGTCACGTCGAACAACCCCGGTAACGCGTCCGAGAACGCTGGCGGTCCCGACGAGACCGGAAACTCCGAGAGCGCCAAGCCTGACGACGCTGGGCCGAAGAACGCCTCCGACAACGATGACGACCGCGGCCCGCCCGAACACACCGGACAGGACGATAGCGATGAGGACGACACCGAAGCCAGCGACGAGGAGGACGACGGGAACGACGAAGCCGACGAGGAAGACGACGAGGACGATGACGACGACCGCGGAAACGGCAAGCAGAAGGGTAACGGCGGCGACAACGGCAACGGCAACGGCCGATAACTGATCTCCTTTCTCGCTGGCACTCGACGCCGCCAGCCGCCGCTCTCCGCTGGCGCGTCGGCTCGGCCTCCCGAGCGTCCTCCGCTGACCGTTCGGTTCCGGCTGACTTCCGCGCCCGCCTTCGGTAGCGTTTTGGGCGCGGTACCCGTCTTCTCGCGTATGGCAGACTATCCGACCATCAGCGAGCAGGTCGACGATCTGGAGACCGCTCGCGAGGATGGTCATCGGAAGATGGACTGGGCGCGCGAACACATGCCGATTCTGACCGCGATGCAGGCCGACTTCGACGAGAACCGCCCCTTCGAGGGCGAGCGCATCGGCATGGCGATGCACGTCGAGGCCAAGACCGCCGTGCTGGTCGAGACCCTCGCGGAGGCGGGCGCGGAGGTCGCGGTCACGGGCTGTAACCCCCTCTCGACCCACGACGACGTGAGCGCCGCGCTCGACGAGCATCCCAACATCACCTCCTACGCCAAGCGCGAGGTCGACGACGAGGAGTACTACGCCGCCATCGAGGCGGTCATCTCCCACGAGCCGACCATCACGGTCGACGACGGGATGGACCTCGTCGCGGCCATCCACGAGGACTACCCCGAACTCATCGACTCCATTGTCGGCGGGGCCGAGGAGACCACCACGGGCGTCCATCGCCTGCGGGCGATGGACGCCGACGGCGCGCTGAAGTACCCCGTGTTCGCGGTCAACGACACGCCGATGAAGCGCCTGTTCGATAACGTCCACGGCACGGGCGAGTCTTCCCTTGCTAATATCGCGATGACCACGAACCTCTCGTGGGCGGGCAAGAACGTCGTCGTCGCGGGCTACGGCGACTGCGGCCGGGGTGTCGCCAAGAAGGCTTCGGGGCAGAACGCCAACGTCGTCGTCACCGAGGTCGAACCGCGACGCGCCCTCGAAGCCCACATGGAGGGCTACGACGTGATGCCGATGGCCGAGGCCGCCGAGATCGGCGACGTGTTCCTCACCACGACGGGCAACCGCGACGTAATCACCCGCGAGCACTTCGAGAAGATGCAAGACGGCGTCCTGCTCGCCAACGCGGGCCACTTCGACGTGGAGGTCAACCTCGACGACCTCTCGGACCTCGCCGTGAACGAGCGCGAGGCCCGCGAGGGCGTCCGGGAGTACGAGATGGAAGACGGCCGCAGGCTCAACGTCCTCGCGGAGGGTCGGCTCGTCAACCTCGCCAGCCCAATCGCGCTCGGCCACCCGGTCGAGGTGATGGACCAGAGCTTCGGCGTGCAGGCCGCCTGCGTCCGCGAACTGGTCGAGAACGGCGAGCAGTACGACGCCGGAGTCCACGAGGTGCCCGACGAACTCGACGAGGAAATCGCGGAGATAAAGCTGGACGCCGAGGGCGTCGAGTACGACGACCTGACGCCCGAGCAGGCCGAGTACATGGGTAGCTGGCAGCACGGGACGTAGATTCGGTAGCTATTTGTTGGGATTTCGCCCTGCGATTAGTCGCAGGGTAACAATCTACACAAAGCATTTATCTTTCAGGACGCACAACCTGCACATGCGCAGGTGGCAAGGAAGACGATGATCCCTCAGTGAAGGGGTATGAGACTTCCAGCGCCACCTGCTTGACGGTGTGTGGTCGATGATCCCTCAGTGAAGGGGTATGAGACCTCTATCTCCGTCAAGTGGCGTTTTGTAGGCATCTATCCACGATATGATCAGCGGCATCTGCACAGGAACCGTCTTTCGTATAGCTTCTCCACGAGTACGCGACTAAATCTGCGATTTGAATGCCCGGAATTCGGCTACTGTCTCCCGTCTCGACGTTGATTTCTGGCCCATCGAGTTCTTCGAGCAGGGCACAAACGTTCTCCGCTGGGGTTTTCCAGACCTCTGCATCCGGAACAAGATGGATTTTATCTACCTCCTGTGTATTGACGAGGTCCGCCTCCGTTAGAGGACTCAAGATTCTTGCAAGAGATAATCGTTGGAGAACGTGTGGTGCATCCGTTTCAGACATGTAGTTGGACAGAATCCGCGTTCCTAACTCGGGATTGAGACTGTGGTAGGAGTATTGAACGGGAGTGTTCCGTTGCCATGGATACGGTGGGTCGGCAACCGTTCCGTCTTCGTATGCAAAGTTTTCCAACGTTTCGAGAAACGTACCGAGACGGTCTTTGGGTAGTTGGCTTCCCTTTAGTTCTCCTACGTCGCCAAGACCACGAGTGCCGGAG from Halorussus salilacus carries:
- a CDS encoding adenosylhomocysteinase translates to MADYPTISEQVDDLETAREDGHRKMDWAREHMPILTAMQADFDENRPFEGERIGMAMHVEAKTAVLVETLAEAGAEVAVTGCNPLSTHDDVSAALDEHPNITSYAKREVDDEEYYAAIEAVISHEPTITVDDGMDLVAAIHEDYPELIDSIVGGAEETTTGVHRLRAMDADGALKYPVFAVNDTPMKRLFDNVHGTGESSLANIAMTTNLSWAGKNVVVAGYGDCGRGVAKKASGQNANVVVTEVEPRRALEAHMEGYDVMPMAEAAEIGDVFLTTTGNRDVITREHFEKMQDGVLLANAGHFDVEVNLDDLSDLAVNEREAREGVREYEMEDGRRLNVLAEGRLVNLASPIALGHPVEVMDQSFGVQAACVRELVENGEQYDAGVHEVPDELDEEIAEIKLDAEGVEYDDLTPEQAEYMGSWQHGT
- a CDS encoding DUF3800 domain-containing protein; amino-acid sequence: MVDDLYIFVDESGHHARGEHYTVASCWCLSNNSPQYVLDNARAELSKHISGTRGLGDVGELKGSQLPKDRLGTFLETLENFAYEDGTVADPPYPWQRNTPVQYSYHSLNPELGTRILSNYMSETDAPHVLQRLSLARILSPLTEADLVNTQEVDKIHLVPDAEVWKTPAENVCALLEELDGPEINVETGDSSRIPGIQIADLVAYSWRSYTKDGSCADAADHIVDRCLQNAT